The following proteins are co-located in the Pseudomonas sp. DY-1 genome:
- a CDS encoding mechanosensitive ion channel family protein: protein MDKRISWWGATIFWIFSMVLSATAHGADEAATAAAEPSELKIANRSIFVFRATLLGESPAARASRARAVIREMLDGTEETDVRLDSIQDNYMVLLGDRRAFIVSPNDLDAGETSVRQDAEDAAQRLRLVVAESAQARSLRFLLTAGGYSVAATLLYIALLKLLGWAHRKALSWLPRHMRRHTSALKIGETQLVDTSNLFPVVRRLLALVFWSLVLLLTYEWLSFVLQRFPYTRPWGESLNHYLVDLVRYVLDAMVSAIPGLVIALLIFFIARGISAFSKRLLERLSRPGTITWLNDETLQPTTRLTSLAIWLFALAMAYPYLPGAGTEAFKGLSVLIGLMISLGASSVVGQAAAGLILTYTRTLRPGEYVRIGDNEGTVTELGMFTTSIRTGLGEVLTIPNSMITGSVTRNYSRVVQGRGYVVDTTVTIGYDTPWRQVEAMLLEAARRTPGILQNPVPQVFQTALSDFYPEYRLVAQAVPSEPRPRAELLTMLHANIQDVFNEYGVQIMSPHYLGDPTQEKWVPKERWYTAPAREVDQEEGGR, encoded by the coding sequence ATGGACAAACGGATCAGTTGGTGGGGAGCCACGATCTTCTGGATTTTCTCGATGGTGCTTTCCGCTACCGCACATGGCGCCGATGAAGCGGCGACCGCCGCGGCGGAACCCTCCGAACTGAAAATCGCCAATCGCAGCATCTTCGTCTTTCGTGCCACGCTCCTGGGTGAATCACCCGCCGCTCGCGCTAGCCGCGCCCGCGCCGTGATCCGCGAGATGCTGGACGGCACTGAGGAGACCGACGTCAGGCTCGATAGCATCCAGGACAACTACATGGTGTTGCTGGGTGACCGGCGCGCCTTCATCGTCTCGCCGAACGATCTGGATGCCGGTGAAACCTCGGTGCGGCAGGATGCCGAAGACGCGGCCCAGCGGTTGCGCCTGGTGGTGGCGGAGTCTGCGCAAGCCCGTAGTCTGCGCTTCCTGCTGACCGCAGGCGGGTACTCGGTGGCGGCCACGCTGCTGTATATCGCATTGTTGAAATTGCTCGGCTGGGCGCATCGCAAGGCGTTGTCCTGGTTACCCAGGCACATGCGCAGGCACACCAGTGCACTGAAGATCGGGGAAACCCAGCTGGTGGATACCAGCAACCTGTTTCCGGTGGTTCGGCGCCTGTTGGCACTGGTGTTCTGGTCACTGGTGCTGCTGCTCACCTATGAATGGCTGAGCTTCGTACTACAGCGATTCCCCTATACCCGGCCCTGGGGCGAAAGCCTGAACCACTACCTGGTGGACCTGGTGCGTTATGTACTGGACGCCATGGTCAGCGCCATACCGGGACTGGTCATCGCGCTGCTGATCTTCTTCATCGCGCGCGGCATCAGCGCCTTCAGCAAACGTCTGCTGGAGCGCCTTTCCCGTCCTGGCACCATCACCTGGCTCAACGACGAAACACTGCAACCCACCACGCGTCTGACTTCACTGGCCATCTGGCTGTTCGCCCTGGCCATGGCCTATCCCTACCTGCCGGGCGCCGGGACCGAGGCGTTCAAAGGGTTGTCCGTGCTGATCGGTCTGATGATTTCCCTGGGCGCGTCCAGCGTGGTCGGGCAGGCAGCGGCAGGGCTGATTCTGACTTACACCCGCACCCTGAGGCCCGGCGAGTACGTCCGCATTGGCGACAACGAGGGTACAGTCACCGAGCTGGGTATGTTCACCACCAGTATCCGCACCGGCCTGGGTGAGGTGCTGACCATCCCCAACTCGATGATCACCGGCTCGGTGACGCGCAACTACTCCCGCGTCGTGCAGGGCCGGGGCTATGTGGTGGATACCACTGTGACCATCGGCTACGACACGCCCTGGCGCCAGGTCGAGGCCATGCTGCTGGAAGCGGCCCGACGCACTCCCGGCATCCTCCAGAATCCCGTGCCACAGGTGTTCCAGACGGCGCTGTCGGACTTCTACCCCGAGTACCGGCTGGTGGCACAGGCAGTGCCCAGCGAACCACGTCCACGGGCCGAGCTGCTGACGATGCTGCACGCCAATATCCAGGACGTGTTCAACGAGTACGGCGTGCAGATCATGTCGCCGCACTACCTGGGCGATCCCACGCAGGAGAAGTGGGTGCCAAAGGAGCGCTGGTACACGGCACCCGCCAGAGAAGTGGATCAGGAAGAAGGCGGGCGGTGA